From a single Devosia litorisediminis genomic region:
- a CDS encoding ABC transporter substrate-binding protein has product MKLTHTLVALSALLAASPTLAQEITVWDWKSGDPVAAAYFDQAKSAFEAAHPGATINYVFQPNDQYYTLLGTALSSGAGPDVFLMNGGAQAKARIEALVDLTAEGADLIGTEEFAGDDGKLYALPLTLQGFVVYYNKGRYTEAGLDAENPPTTWAELEAACEAIKAKGAVPCFALGNKEGYGAEFFLSSVAATSLTAQEQADWTAGKLKWSSPQIKAILQAWVDTQANGWYPQGANSTAKFMDEYEMFMRGEAASTIGLLSDVAHWKQFDEFLGADNLGVFRHPSPTIAADKTEGEPKVPVSGGIGYGVNKASANVDLAKAFVAELASPGTIQTFVNIAGVVPANTKVDTSGLASPSIKTILEWLGTSSAPTAHANASAQELEEWHRQSQLLLNGETSVDDAAARLDTVQAEAKPQG; this is encoded by the coding sequence ATGAAACTGACTCACACACTCGTCGCGCTTTCCGCGCTGCTGGCAGCCAGCCCCACGCTGGCCCAGGAAATTACCGTCTGGGACTGGAAGTCTGGCGACCCGGTAGCGGCAGCCTATTTCGATCAGGCCAAGAGCGCCTTTGAGGCCGCCCATCCCGGCGCCACGATCAACTATGTCTTTCAGCCCAATGACCAGTATTACACCCTGCTCGGTACAGCGCTGTCCTCGGGCGCGGGCCCGGACGTGTTTCTGATGAATGGTGGCGCCCAGGCCAAGGCCCGCATCGAGGCGCTGGTCGACCTGACTGCCGAAGGCGCCGACCTGATCGGCACTGAAGAATTCGCTGGCGACGACGGCAAGCTCTATGCGCTGCCGCTGACGCTGCAGGGCTTCGTGGTCTATTACAACAAGGGCCGCTACACCGAGGCGGGCCTTGATGCCGAAAACCCGCCCACCACCTGGGCCGAACTTGAAGCCGCGTGCGAGGCGATCAAGGCCAAGGGCGCCGTGCCCTGCTTTGCTCTGGGCAACAAGGAAGGCTATGGCGCCGAATTCTTCCTGTCCTCGGTGGCGGCCACCTCGCTGACCGCCCAGGAACAGGCTGACTGGACCGCCGGCAAGCTGAAATGGTCCAGCCCGCAGATCAAGGCGATCCTGCAGGCATGGGTCGATACCCAGGCCAATGGCTGGTACCCGCAGGGTGCCAACTCCACTGCCAAGTTCATGGACGAATACGAGATGTTCATGCGCGGCGAAGCAGCCAGCACCATCGGCCTGCTCTCCGACGTGGCGCACTGGAAGCAGTTTGACGAATTCCTCGGTGCCGACAATCTGGGCGTCTTCCGCCATCCTTCGCCCACCATCGCTGCCGACAAAACCGAAGGTGAGCCCAAGGTCCCCGTCTCGGGCGGCATCGGTTACGGCGTCAACAAGGCATCGGCCAATGTTGATCTGGCCAAGGCCTTCGTTGCTGAACTCGCTTCGCCCGGCACGATCCAGACCTTCGTCAACATTGCCGGCGTTGTGCCGGCCAATACCAAGGTCGATACCTCCGGTCTGGCCAGCCCTTCCATCAAGACCATTCTGGAATGGCTGGGCACATCGAGTGCCCCGACCGCTCACGCCAATGCCTCCGCTCAGGAGCTCGAAGAATGGCATCGTCAGAGCCAGCTCTTGCTCAATGGCGAGACCAGCGTGGATGATGCAGCTGCCCGGCTCGATACCGTGCAGGCCGAAGCCAAGCCGCAGGGCTGA
- a CDS encoding carbohydrate ABC transporter permease → MTTTTTAPMTRKRKPRQGSRAERRFAYLFVLPAVLLVLVFRIIPLIWGFALSFTNSTGLGTADFVGADNYAAIAGDPTFHASLLNTVILLATLPIWIMLPMLLAILIHQGVPGGKLFRAVYFFPAVLSSVIVGSIFNVVLRYDGSLNALLKFFGINAVDWLGTGATALGSLIAVQLWSTFGMSLLIFLAGLSTVPKDMIEAARLEGASLGQTWWHIIIPALRPIIEFVAVVTTIGVLTSMFGLIYVLTAGGPGTATTMPEFLIWLEQGKMNRPGYAAAISMVLFVLMGGLAWLQIRIMNRNANL, encoded by the coding sequence ATGACCACCACCACGACCGCGCCGATGACCAGAAAACGCAAGCCCCGGCAGGGCTCTCGCGCCGAACGCCGTTTTGCCTATCTCTTCGTGCTGCCGGCGGTACTGTTGGTGCTGGTATTCCGCATCATTCCGCTGATCTGGGGATTTGCGCTCTCTTTCACCAATTCGACCGGGCTGGGCACGGCTGATTTCGTCGGCGCGGATAACTACGCCGCCATCGCCGGCGATCCGACCTTTCACGCATCCCTGCTCAATACCGTGATCCTGCTGGCAACCCTGCCGATCTGGATCATGCTGCCTATGTTGCTGGCCATCCTGATCCATCAGGGTGTGCCGGGCGGCAAGCTGTTCCGGGCGGTCTATTTCTTCCCCGCCGTGCTCAGTTCGGTCATTGTGGGCTCCATCTTCAACGTCGTGCTGCGCTATGATGGCTCGCTCAATGCACTGCTGAAATTTTTCGGTATCAATGCCGTCGACTGGCTGGGCACTGGCGCCACCGCACTGGGCAGCCTGATTGCGGTACAACTGTGGTCCACCTTCGGCATGAGTCTGCTGATCTTCCTGGCAGGCCTGTCCACCGTGCCCAAGGACATGATTGAAGCCGCGCGCCTCGAAGGCGCCTCGCTGGGCCAGACCTGGTGGCACATCATCATTCCGGCCTTGCGCCCCATCATCGAATTCGTTGCCGTCGTCACCACCATTGGCGTGCTCACCTCGATGTTCGGCCTGATCTATGTGCTGACCGCGGGCGGTCCTGGCACAGCGACCACAATGCCCGAATTCCTCATCTGGCTCGAGCAGGGCAAGATGAACCGGCCCGGCTATGCCGCGGCAATTTCCATGGTGCTGTTCGTCTTGATGGGGGGGCTGGCCTGGCTCCAGATCCGCATCATGAACCGCAACGCCAATCTATAG
- a CDS encoding carbohydrate ABC transporter permease, translating into MAAAGKKEKRILWIISVPMALLALSCVYPVFFAINNALKTSKSYILDRFGLATAPTFDNFVQAWTRSNLDTYFLNSVIVTVGAVALLLVVSSLAGFALAVLRFPMRKLIFIVILASLMIPVQVVLVPFYKTIIGLGLLNTHIGLIISYTAFFLPFSVYLMTAFYSGLPRELVEAARIDGAKLIQVWWHVMLPMGKPALITLGILNTLYCWNDVLISLLVLQDKRTLMVGIAALRGEYTTNVPLLSAGIVLAAAPIVIIYIIFQRQIVSGIAVGAVKG; encoded by the coding sequence ATGGCTGCTGCGGGCAAAAAAGAAAAACGCATTCTCTGGATCATCTCGGTGCCCATGGCACTGCTGGCGCTCAGCTGCGTCTATCCGGTGTTCTTTGCCATCAACAATGCGCTCAAGACCTCCAAGAGCTACATTCTGGATCGCTTCGGGCTGGCGACAGCGCCGACCTTCGACAATTTCGTGCAGGCTTGGACCCGCTCCAACCTCGACACCTATTTCCTCAATTCGGTGATCGTCACCGTCGGCGCGGTGGCGCTGCTGCTGGTGGTGTCCTCGCTGGCCGGGTTTGCGCTGGCCGTGCTGCGCTTTCCCATGCGCAAGCTGATCTTCATCGTCATTCTGGCGTCGCTGATGATCCCGGTGCAGGTGGTGCTGGTGCCCTTCTACAAGACCATTATCGGGCTGGGTCTGCTCAACACCCATATCGGGCTGATCATCTCCTACACCGCGTTTTTCCTGCCGTTCTCGGTCTATCTGATGACCGCCTTTTATAGCGGTCTGCCCCGCGAACTGGTCGAGGCGGCTCGCATCGATGGGGCCAAGCTGATCCAGGTCTGGTGGCATGTCATGCTGCCCATGGGCAAACCGGCACTGATCACTCTGGGCATTCTCAACACACTTTATTGCTGGAACGACGTGCTGATCTCGTTGCTGGTGCTGCAGGACAAGCGCACCCTGATGGTGGGTATCGCCGCGCTGCGCGGTGAATACACCACCAATGTGCCACTGCTGTCGGCCGGCATCGTGCTGGCCGCCGCACCCATCGTCATCATCTACATCATTTTCCAACGGCAGATCGTCTCCGGCATTGCCGTTGGCGCCGTGAAGGGCTGA
- a CDS encoding ABC transporter ATP-binding protein, whose product MPEIALQNIHKSFGKVDVIRDVSLEIESGEFVVFVGPSGCGKSTLLRVIAGLEDVTDGSVHIAGKDVTDEEPSDRGVAMVFQSYALYPHMTVADNMSFGLRMAHRPKAEIDDKVGRAAKILQLDQLLDRKPGQLSGGQRQRVAIGRAIVRDPKVFLFDEPLSNLDAELRVQMRVEIAKLHKTLGNTMIYVTHDQTEALTLADRIVVLRGGVIEQVGSPLELYENPANAFVAGFIGSPRMNFAAGKGLPGQRIAFGGIEFDSPVEIVDGNEVSVGIRPEHLDSETGVVLPLKVELVEQLGSTTYVHGVLETGETVVAEQRAGGCGLGDTIEVRFDPKKVRLFNAAGMRLR is encoded by the coding sequence ATGCCAGAAATCGCACTGCAGAATATCCACAAGAGCTTCGGCAAGGTCGACGTCATCCGCGATGTGTCGCTGGAAATCGAATCCGGCGAGTTCGTGGTCTTTGTCGGCCCCTCGGGCTGCGGCAAGTCCACCCTGCTGCGGGTCATCGCCGGGCTTGAAGACGTCACTGATGGCAGCGTGCATATCGCTGGCAAGGACGTCACCGACGAAGAACCCTCCGATCGCGGCGTCGCCATGGTGTTCCAGAGCTATGCGCTCTATCCCCATATGACCGTGGCCGACAATATGAGCTTTGGCCTGCGCATGGCGCATCGGCCTAAGGCCGAGATCGACGACAAGGTCGGCCGTGCTGCCAAGATCCTGCAGCTCGATCAACTGCTCGACCGCAAGCCCGGCCAGCTCTCGGGCGGCCAGCGTCAGCGCGTCGCCATTGGCCGCGCCATCGTGCGCGATCCCAAGGTGTTCCTGTTCGACGAACCCCTGAGCAATCTGGACGCCGAATTGCGCGTCCAGATGCGCGTGGAAATTGCCAAGCTGCACAAGACGCTGGGCAATACCATGATTTACGTCACCCACGATCAGACCGAGGCGCTGACTCTGGCGGACCGCATCGTCGTGCTGCGCGGCGGCGTGATCGAACAGGTCGGCTCACCGCTTGAACTTTACGAAAACCCCGCCAACGCTTTCGTTGCCGGCTTCATCGGCTCCCCCCGCATGAACTTTGCCGCTGGCAAGGGGCTGCCCGGTCAGCGCATCGCCTTTGGCGGTATTGAATTCGATTCGCCGGTCGAGATCGTTGACGGCAACGAGGTCAGCGTCGGCATCCGCCCAGAGCATCTAGATAGCGAAACCGGTGTAGTACTGCCGCTAAAGGTTGAACTGGTCGAGCAGCTCGGCTCCACCACCTATGTGCATGGTGTGCTCGAGACCGGCGAGACGGTGGTGGCCGAGCAGCGCGCTGGTGGCTGCGGTCTGGGCGATACCATCGAGGTCCGGTTTGATCCCAAAAAGGTCCGACTGTTCAACGCCGCCGGTATGCGGTTGCGCTGA
- a CDS encoding L-rhamnose mutarotase — MGQRMAMVVALKPERIEDYKRLHAAPWPEMNAALKAAQIANYSIYLREPENLLFGYWEYGGNDFAADMAVLGQSDVCKRWLALTDPCQSPLDSAAPGEWWSYLPEIFHLD, encoded by the coding sequence ATGGGCCAGCGCATGGCCATGGTCGTCGCGCTCAAGCCAGAGCGCATTGAAGACTACAAACGGCTGCATGCCGCGCCATGGCCGGAAATGAACGCAGCGCTCAAGGCCGCGCAGATCGCCAACTATTCGATCTATCTGCGCGAGCCGGAAAACCTGCTGTTTGGCTATTGGGAATATGGCGGCAACGATTTTGCCGCCGACATGGCCGTGCTCGGCCAGTCAGATGTGTGCAAGCGCTGGCTGGCCCTCACCGATCCCTGTCAGAGCCCGCTCGACAGCGCGGCGCCGGGGGAATGGTGGAGCTATTTGCCCGAAATCTTTCACCTCGATTGA
- a CDS encoding aldose 1-epimerase family protein, whose product MVELFGENLSRRALAERAGALSQFAGVRLMTLGDGLERGIRMLEFRTGTGLRFTVLIDRAFDLADCEFKGQSIGWNSPAGFRHPGLHEYEGEGGLAWARSFSGLLVTCGLDHILFMNDVPADNYVYGPKETVSHSLHGRVGTIPAKLSGYGERWEGDRCFLWAEGVVQQAAVFGEDLHLIRRIEAEVGTNEIRMSDRVVNHGFYKTPHMLCYHINVGHPVLDAGSRYLAPIRDVVWAAHAGADYEKQQTGYRTLPAPQHGFHEQVWQHEMGADAAGEVPVALVNDRIGLGFEVTTRKEQFPCQFEWQNLQAGQYALGIEPSTHHVLGNLAARERGEMIWLEHGGERRYDTIFRVLDGAQAIAASEARITAIAQQPQSDYPMPSGFHAKLEGRL is encoded by the coding sequence ATGGTTGAACTGTTTGGAGAAAACCTGTCGCGTCGTGCGCTCGCCGAGCGGGCAGGGGCGTTGTCCCAGTTCGCCGGCGTGCGCCTGATGACGCTGGGCGACGGGCTTGAGCGCGGCATCCGCATGCTCGAGTTCCGCACCGGCACCGGTCTGCGCTTCACCGTGCTGATCGACCGCGCCTTTGATCTGGCCGATTGCGAATTCAAGGGCCAGTCCATTGGCTGGAATTCGCCCGCCGGATTCCGCCATCCCGGCCTGCACGAATATGAGGGCGAGGGCGGTCTGGCCTGGGCGCGCTCGTTTTCCGGCTTGCTGGTGACTTGCGGGCTCGACCACATCCTGTTCATGAACGACGTGCCCGCTGACAATTATGTCTATGGTCCCAAGGAGACTGTCAGCCACTCCCTGCATGGCCGTGTCGGCACGATTCCCGCCAAGCTGAGCGGCTATGGCGAGCGCTGGGAGGGTGACCGCTGCTTCCTCTGGGCCGAGGGTGTGGTGCAGCAGGCCGCCGTGTTTGGCGAAGACCTGCATCTGATCCGCCGCATTGAAGCCGAAGTGGGCACCAATGAAATCCGCATGAGCGACCGCGTGGTCAATCACGGCTTCTACAAGACCCCGCACATGCTGTGTTACCACATCAATGTCGGCCACCCCGTGCTCGACGCCGGGTCGCGCTATCTGGCGCCAATCCGCGACGTCGTCTGGGCCGCTCATGCTGGCGCTGACTATGAAAAACAGCAGACGGGTTATCGCACGCTGCCCGCGCCCCAGCATGGCTTCCACGAGCAGGTCTGGCAGCACGAAATGGGCGCCGACGCAGCCGGCGAAGTCCCCGTGGCGCTGGTCAATGACCGGATCGGTCTGGGCTTTGAGGTCACCACCCGCAAGGAGCAGTTCCCCTGCCAGTTCGAGTGGCAGAACCTGCAGGCCGGCCAATATGCGCTGGGCATCGAGCCCTCTACCCATCACGTTCTGGGCAATCTGGCGGCGCGCGAACGCGGCGAAATGATCTGGCTCGAACACGGCGGTGAGCGCCGCTACGACACCATTTTCCGCGTGCTCGATGGTGCCCAGGCCATTGCGGCTTCTGAAGCGCGCATCACCGCCATCGCCCAACAACCTCAGAGCGACTACCCCATGCCCTCGGGTTTTCACGCCAAGCTGGAAGGACGATTATGA
- a CDS encoding SDR family NAD(P)-dependent oxidoreductase, which translates to MSTDQFGSLAGKTILYTGAAGGLGLETTLEFLRTGAKVVAIDNDTTKIAALEAAAEGLPGLTVARIDMSDLAGLRSGLEALSEQVGGFDVVINNAAIYPSKPFEDFTIEEIQLIQRINVEAGIVCVQVALPHMKATGRGRIINIASVTFSGGWSELAPYVQSKGALIGLARAWAREFGAHGITVNAISPGAFPTDAEKIHPDLPAYEKRIYEHQAIQRRGSPADIANALMFLASDASSFITGQTINVDGGWVMH; encoded by the coding sequence ATGAGCACCGACCAATTCGGCTCACTGGCCGGCAAGACCATTCTCTATACCGGCGCTGCCGGTGGCCTGGGCCTCGAAACGACGCTCGAATTCCTGCGCACCGGCGCAAAAGTTGTTGCCATCGACAACGACACCACCAAGATCGCCGCGCTTGAAGCTGCAGCAGAAGGCCTGCCCGGTCTGACTGTGGCCAGGATCGATATGTCCGACCTGGCCGGTCTGCGCAGCGGACTTGAGGCGCTGTCCGAACAGGTTGGGGGCTTCGATGTCGTGATCAACAATGCCGCAATCTACCCGTCCAAGCCCTTCGAGGATTTCACCATCGAGGAAATCCAGCTGATCCAGCGCATCAATGTCGAGGCCGGCATTGTCTGCGTGCAGGTGGCGTTGCCGCACATGAAGGCCACTGGCCGTGGCCGCATCATCAATATCGCCTCGGTGACTTTTTCGGGCGGCTGGTCCGAACTGGCCCCCTATGTGCAGTCCAAGGGCGCGCTGATCGGGCTGGCCCGTGCCTGGGCCCGCGAATTTGGCGCCCATGGCATCACCGTCAATGCCATCTCACCAGGCGCCTTCCCCACAGACGCCGAAAAGATCCACCCCGACCTGCCAGCCTATGAAAAACGCATCTACGAGCATCAGGCCATCCAGCGCCGCGGCAGCCCTGCCGACATCGCCAATGCGCTGATGTTCCTGGCCTCGGACGCTTCCTCCTTCATTACCGGCCAGACCATCAATGTCGATGGCGGCTGGGTCATGCACTAA
- a CDS encoding CaiB/BaiF CoA transferase family protein, with amino-acid sequence MGILSGYRVLDCSIAMAGPFAAQRLGDLGADVVKVEPVTGEWQRHVAAGGAQGNKVNVSFLSLNRNKRSLAVDLKNPDGKAALIELVKTADVFLQNYRPGVARRLGVDYETLSAINPKLIYVSISGYGEDGPYVNRPGQDLVLQGMSGAMLSAGRDGEAPTPAGQYLVDAITAYTAFEGVLAALLHRERTGEGQMVSVNMLDAITTIQMQELSVFSVGEKPQTRSAEPHAHVYIRAPYGAFATSDGFIIVAFPKLTTLGEVIGEPSFLDMDDEVDCWSRRDEIFAKTRERLKTDTSAAWLEKLRAADIWCGPVYGYADLIEDEQIKHNGTFVEYDHPTEGHVKTPGFPIRFSKTPSTVDRGAPLTGEHTRDVLREAGFADAAIDALLASKAVLQEGQL; translated from the coding sequence ATGGGTATTCTCAGCGGCTATCGCGTTCTCGACTGCTCCATCGCCATGGCCGGGCCCTTTGCGGCCCAGCGTCTGGGCGATCTGGGGGCCGATGTGGTCAAGGTTGAACCGGTGACCGGCGAATGGCAGCGCCATGTCGCAGCGGGCGGGGCGCAGGGCAACAAGGTCAATGTCTCCTTCCTCTCGCTCAATCGCAACAAGCGCTCGCTGGCAGTGGATTTGAAAAACCCCGATGGCAAGGCGGCGCTGATCGAGCTGGTCAAGACCGCCGACGTCTTCCTGCAGAACTATCGCCCCGGTGTCGCCAGGCGGCTGGGCGTGGACTACGAAACCCTCAGCGCCATCAATCCCAAGCTGATCTATGTCTCGATTTCCGGCTATGGCGAAGACGGTCCCTATGTGAACCGCCCCGGTCAGGATCTGGTGCTCCAGGGCATGTCGGGCGCCATGCTCTCGGCGGGCCGCGATGGCGAAGCGCCGACCCCCGCCGGTCAGTATCTGGTCGACGCCATTACCGCCTATACCGCCTTCGAAGGCGTGCTGGCGGCCTTGCTGCATCGCGAACGCACCGGCGAAGGCCAGATGGTTTCGGTCAATATGCTCGACGCCATCACCACCATCCAGATGCAGGAACTCTCGGTGTTCTCGGTCGGCGAAAAACCACAGACCCGCTCCGCCGAACCGCACGCCCATGTCTATATCCGCGCGCCCTATGGCGCCTTTGCTACCAGCGATGGCTTCATCATTGTCGCCTTCCCCAAGCTGACGACATTGGGCGAGGTCATCGGCGAACCGAGCTTCCTTGACATGGATGACGAGGTTGATTGCTGGTCGCGTCGCGACGAGATTTTTGCCAAGACGCGTGAGCGGCTCAAGACCGATACTTCCGCCGCCTGGCTCGAAAAACTGCGTGCTGCCGATATCTGGTGTGGCCCGGTCTATGGCTATGCCGATCTGATCGAGGACGAGCAGATCAAGCACAACGGCACCTTTGTCGAATATGACCACCCCACCGAAGGTCATGTCAAAACCCCGGGCTTCCCGATCCGGTTTTCCAAGACGCCCTCGACGGTGGATCGCGGCGCGCCCCTGACCGGCGAGCACACCCGCGACGTGCTGCGCGAAGCCGGTTTTGCCGACGCCGCTATCGATGCGCTGCTGGCATCAAAAGCCGTGCTGCAGGAGGGACAGTTATGA
- a CDS encoding enoyl-CoA hydratase/isomerase family protein: MSDNIKIERDGFVGIITINRPEKLNSMTPEMASALVEAVTGFNTDDAIRCVILTGAGDKAFSAGSDIRVLDDYDTPWNFRNRPDYCDAIRALLKPSIAAVNGYAFGGGLETAMACDIRIAADTASFAAPEIKLGWIGGGGMAVNLAHAVGPSNAALMIMTGDPIDALQAERWGLVSRVVPQYSLLDEARKIALAIAARAPIAAETAKLNLRAAWDKSTADAITYERDLQTICFATDDAREGRAAFKEKRLPTFKRR; the protein is encoded by the coding sequence ATGAGCGACAACATCAAAATTGAGCGCGACGGCTTTGTTGGCATCATCACCATCAATCGGCCCGAAAAGCTCAATTCCATGACGCCCGAAATGGCCAGCGCGCTGGTCGAGGCCGTCACCGGTTTCAATACCGATGATGCTATTCGCTGCGTCATCCTCACCGGCGCGGGCGACAAGGCCTTTTCGGCCGGCTCCGATATCCGGGTCCTCGACGATTACGACACGCCCTGGAACTTCCGCAACCGCCCTGACTATTGCGATGCGATCCGGGCGCTGCTCAAGCCATCCATTGCCGCGGTCAACGGCTATGCGTTTGGCGGCGGGCTCGAAACTGCCATGGCCTGTGATATCCGCATTGCTGCCGATACGGCGAGCTTCGCCGCGCCCGAAATCAAGCTGGGCTGGATCGGCGGTGGTGGCATGGCCGTCAATCTCGCCCACGCGGTGGGCCCGTCCAACGCCGCTCTGATGATCATGACCGGCGATCCCATCGATGCGCTCCAAGCCGAGCGCTGGGGACTGGTCAGCCGCGTTGTGCCTCAGTACAGCCTGCTCGATGAAGCCAGAAAGATCGCTTTGGCCATCGCTGCCCGCGCCCCGATTGCGGCTGAAACCGCCAAGCTCAATCTGCGCGCCGCCTGGGACAAATCCACTGCTGACGCCATCACCTATGAGCGCGATCTGCAGACTATCTGCTTTGCCACCGACGACGCCCGGGAAGGCCGCGCCGCCTTCAAGGAAAAGCGCCTTCCGACCTTCAAACGCCGTTAG
- a CDS encoding ornithine cyclodeaminase family protein: MKTYSAQDVREGLDWPDLIAALKAAFAQGVEAPLRQHLHVGGDAINGNLLLMPAWQAGQHIGVKLVTVFPENDAVGLPAVASVYTLFDGRNGTIIGQIDGGELTARRTAAASVLAATFLARTSARNLVILGTGRVSKNLAQAYCAIFAIDKLTLCSRSLDKTQALATELGPIAPNVVTTTDFASAVSDADILSTATLAKTPIVLGELLRPGTHVDLVGSFRADMREADDAVLARAGGIFVDTFEGASKETGDITIPMAAGTITQESLLADLAMLCRGEHPGRQSDTAITAFKSVGTALEDLAAAVALTAPDRD, from the coding sequence ATGAAAACCTATTCCGCACAAGACGTTCGCGAGGGCCTTGATTGGCCTGATCTGATTGCCGCGCTCAAGGCCGCTTTTGCCCAGGGGGTGGAAGCGCCATTGCGCCAGCATCTGCATGTCGGCGGCGATGCCATCAATGGCAATCTGCTGCTGATGCCCGCCTGGCAGGCAGGCCAGCATATCGGCGTCAAACTGGTGACGGTCTTTCCTGAAAACGACGCCGTCGGCCTCCCCGCCGTAGCCAGCGTCTATACGCTGTTTGATGGCCGGAACGGCACCATTATCGGCCAGATCGATGGTGGCGAACTCACCGCCCGTCGCACCGCCGCCGCCTCCGTGCTGGCCGCAACATTTCTGGCGCGCACCAGCGCCCGCAATCTGGTGATCCTGGGCACGGGTCGCGTCTCCAAAAATCTGGCGCAGGCCTATTGCGCCATCTTCGCCATCGACAAGCTGACCCTGTGCAGCCGTTCGCTCGACAAGACGCAGGCGCTGGCCACCGAGCTGGGCCCCATCGCGCCCAATGTCGTCACCACGACCGATTTCGCCAGCGCCGTCAGCGATGCCGATATTCTCAGCACCGCCACGCTGGCCAAGACGCCAATCGTGCTCGGCGAGCTGCTGCGTCCCGGCACCCATGTTGATCTGGTCGGTAGCTTCCGCGCCGATATGCGCGAAGCCGATGATGCCGTGCTGGCCCGCGCCGGGGGCATTTTCGTTGATACCTTTGAGGGCGCCAGCAAGGAAACCGGCGACATCACCATCCCAATGGCAGCGGGTACCATTACCCAGGAGAGCCTGCTGGCCGATCTGGCCATGCTGTGCCGGGGCGAGCATCCCGGTCGCCAGAGTGACACCGCCATCACCGCCTTCAAATCGGTCGGCACGGCGCTTGAAGACCTGGCTGCTGCTGTCGCCCTGACGGCGCCAGATCGCGATTGA
- a CDS encoding trans-3-hydroxy-L-proline dehydratase, whose product MRSSKSIHIISCHAEGEVGDVIVGGVAPPPGDTLWEQSRWIARDQTLRNFVLNEPRGGVFRHINLLVPAKDKRAVMGWIIMEPEDTPPMSGSNSICVSTVLLDSGIVPMTEPETRMVLEAPGGLVEVVAQCRDGKAQSITVRNVPSFVDKLDATIEVEGIGTLHVDTAYGGDSFVIADAKALGFAIREDEAREIAETGIRITRAANEQLGFTHPTNPEWAHISFCQIAAPLETIEGRLTGANAVVIQPGKIDRSPTGTGCSARMAVLHARGLMQVGDEFVGRSIIGSEFFCKLEALSDLAGKPAIIPSITGRAWITGTRQEMLDPADPWPAGYRLSDTWPKIS is encoded by the coding sequence ATGCGTTCCAGCAAGTCCATTCACATCATCTCCTGCCACGCCGAGGGTGAGGTGGGCGATGTGATTGTCGGCGGGGTGGCACCACCGCCCGGCGATACGCTGTGGGAGCAGTCGCGCTGGATCGCCAGGGACCAGACGCTGCGCAATTTCGTGCTCAACGAGCCACGCGGCGGGGTGTTTCGCCATATCAATCTGCTGGTCCCTGCCAAGGACAAGAGGGCGGTGATGGGCTGGATCATCATGGAGCCCGAGGATACCCCGCCCATGTCGGGGTCGAACTCGATCTGCGTGTCTACCGTGCTGCTCGATAGCGGCATAGTGCCGATGACCGAGCCGGAAACCCGCATGGTGCTTGAAGCACCGGGTGGACTGGTCGAGGTGGTGGCGCAGTGTCGCGACGGCAAGGCGCAATCGATCACCGTGCGCAATGTGCCCTCCTTCGTCGACAAGCTCGACGCCACCATTGAGGTGGAAGGCATTGGCACGCTGCACGTCGATACAGCCTATGGCGGCGACAGCTTTGTGATTGCCGACGCCAAGGCGCTGGGCTTTGCCATTCGGGAAGACGAAGCGCGCGAGATTGCCGAGACCGGCATTCGCATTACCCGCGCCGCCAATGAACAGCTGGGCTTCACCCACCCGACCAATCCGGAATGGGCGCATATTTCGTTCTGCCAGATCGCGGCGCCGCTCGAGACCATTGAGGGTCGCTTGACCGGGGCCAATGCCGTGGTGATCCAGCCGGGCAAGATCGACCGTTCACCCACCGGCACGGGCTGTTCGGCCCGCATGGCGGTGCTGCATGCGCGCGGGTTGATGCAGGTCGGCGACGAATTTGTCGGTCGCTCGATCATCGGCTCGGAGTTCTTCTGCAAGCTCGAAGCGCTGAGTGATCTGGCGGGCAAGCCGGCGATCATTCCCTCGATCACTGGCCGCGCCTGGATAACCGGGACGCGGCAGGAAATGCTGGACCCGGCCGACCCATGGCCGGCCGGTTATCGACTGTCGGACACCTGGCCCAAGATCAGCTGA